A stretch of the Sphingosinithalassobacter tenebrarum genome encodes the following:
- the ilvD gene encoding dihydroxy-acid dehydratase, translated as MTNRFDKSRLPSRHVTVGPERAPHRSYYYAMGLSEEEIARPFVALASAGNDSAPCNTTLNVQADAAREGVVQNGGTPRRFNTITVTDGIAMGHQGMHSSLASRDLIADSVELSVRGHCYDALVGFAGCDKSLPGMMMSMLRLNIPSIFVYGGSILPGRYHDKDVTVVDVFEVVGKFAAGTCPISEVHALEKVACPGHGACGGQFTANTMACVGEAIGLSLPNSNMVPAPYSTREQIAVAAGHQVMELIERNLRPRDICTREAFINAARVVAATGGSTNAALHLPAMANEAGIEFDLHDVAEAFKSTPYIADLKPGGNYVAKDMYEAGGVYMLMKTMLEGGYLDGNCMTVTGKTLGENIDEVSWNPDQKVIYDIKTPIRPTGGVVGLTGTLAPEGAIVKVAGMARLQFEGPARCFDREEEAFAAVEKREINEGEVIIIRYEGPKGGPGMREMLSTTAALYGLGMGEKVALITDGRFSGGTRGFCIGHVGPEAAEGGPIALVEDGDTIRIDAEAGTIDLVVPDDVLADRRAKWQPRQNDYQAGALWRYVQTVGPAYKGAVTHPGARAETHVYADI; from the coding sequence ATGACCAATCGTTTCGACAAGAGCCGGCTTCCGAGCCGTCACGTAACCGTCGGCCCCGAACGGGCGCCGCACCGCAGCTATTATTACGCGATGGGCCTTTCCGAAGAGGAGATCGCCCGCCCGTTCGTCGCGCTCGCCAGCGCGGGGAATGACAGCGCACCGTGCAACACCACACTCAACGTGCAGGCCGACGCCGCGCGTGAGGGCGTGGTGCAGAATGGCGGTACGCCTCGGCGATTCAACACCATCACCGTCACCGACGGCATCGCGATGGGCCATCAGGGGATGCACAGCTCGCTGGCGAGCCGCGATCTGATTGCCGATTCGGTTGAACTCAGCGTGCGCGGCCATTGCTATGACGCGCTGGTCGGCTTTGCCGGGTGCGACAAGTCGCTGCCGGGCATGATGATGTCGATGCTGCGGCTCAATATCCCGTCGATCTTCGTCTATGGCGGGTCGATCCTGCCGGGCCGCTATCACGACAAGGACGTGACCGTCGTCGACGTGTTCGAGGTTGTCGGCAAGTTCGCTGCGGGGACGTGCCCGATTTCGGAAGTCCATGCGCTGGAAAAGGTCGCATGCCCCGGGCACGGTGCCTGCGGTGGGCAGTTTACCGCCAACACGATGGCGTGCGTGGGCGAGGCGATCGGCCTGTCGCTGCCCAATTCGAACATGGTGCCGGCTCCCTATTCTACGCGCGAGCAGATTGCCGTTGCCGCCGGACATCAGGTGATGGAACTGATCGAGCGCAATCTGCGCCCGCGCGACATCTGCACGCGTGAGGCCTTCATCAACGCCGCGCGCGTGGTGGCGGCGACGGGCGGGTCGACCAACGCCGCGCTGCATTTGCCTGCAATGGCCAATGAAGCGGGAATCGAATTCGATCTGCACGACGTAGCAGAGGCTTTTAAATCAACGCCTTATATCGCGGACTTGAAGCCCGGCGGCAACTATGTCGCCAAGGATATGTATGAGGCAGGCGGCGTCTACATGCTGATGAAGACGATGCTTGAAGGCGGCTATCTCGACGGCAATTGCATGACCGTCACCGGCAAGACGCTCGGCGAGAATATCGACGAGGTCAGCTGGAATCCCGACCAGAAGGTGATCTACGACATCAAGACGCCGATCCGGCCCACCGGCGGTGTCGTCGGCCTCACCGGTACGCTGGCGCCCGAAGGTGCGATCGTGAAGGTCGCGGGCATGGCACGGCTCCAGTTCGAAGGCCCGGCGCGCTGCTTCGATCGCGAGGAAGAGGCCTTCGCCGCGGTCGAGAAGCGCGAGATCAATGAAGGCGAGGTCATCATCATCCGCTATGAAGGGCCCAAGGGCGGCCCCGGCATGCGCGAGATGCTGTCGACCACCGCCGCGCTCTATGGCCTCGGCATGGGCGAGAAGGTGGCGCTGATCACCGACGGGCGGTTCTCGGGCGGCACGCGCGGCTTCTGTATCGGCCATGTCGGCCCTGAAGCTGCCGAAGGCGGCCCGATCGCGCTGGTAGAGGATGGCGACACGATCCGAATCGACGCCGAAGCGGGGACGATCGACCTGGTCGTGCCCGACGACGTCCTGGCCGATCGTCGCGCCAAGTGGCAGCCGCGGCAGAACGACTATCAGGCTGGCGCGCTGTGGCGCTATGTTCAGACGGTCGGCCCGGCGTATAAGGGTGCAGTGACGCATCCGGGAGCCCGCGCCGAAACGCATGTCTACGCGGATATCTGA
- a CDS encoding N-formylglutamate amidohydrolase, translating to MAPEIHEGGDDRLLIICDHASSHVPEDIDLGLESDDLDAMHIAVDVGARDVARLVAQAFDAPAILATVSRLVIDLHREPDHPKLVPTESDGHAIPGNVGVDKAARIRRFYDPYHGAIADQVAAHRPDLIVSIHSFTPQLATSDEVRPWTVGILYNRDDRAARFAIDWLRGQGIETGDNEPYSGKLLNATLNRHAEAHGIPYLAVEIVNDAISDPGGIHHWATKMEQMIVQVRNSLASTGSPAT from the coding sequence ATGGCACCGGAAATCCATGAAGGCGGCGATGACCGGTTGCTGATCATCTGTGATCACGCATCATCGCATGTGCCCGAAGACATCGATCTTGGCCTCGAGTCGGACGACCTCGACGCGATGCATATCGCCGTCGATGTCGGCGCCCGGGATGTCGCCAGACTGGTGGCGCAAGCATTCGACGCGCCCGCGATCCTCGCGACCGTCTCCCGGCTCGTTATCGATCTCCACCGCGAGCCCGATCACCCCAAACTGGTCCCGACCGAAAGCGACGGGCATGCGATCCCGGGCAATGTCGGCGTCGACAAAGCCGCGCGGATCAGGCGCTTCTACGATCCCTATCACGGAGCCATTGCCGACCAGGTCGCGGCGCATCGGCCCGATCTGATCGTCTCGATCCACAGCTTCACGCCGCAGCTTGCGACCAGCGACGAGGTGCGTCCCTGGACGGTCGGCATACTCTACAATCGGGACGATCGCGCCGCGCGATTCGCGATCGATTGGCTGCGCGGGCAAGGGATCGAGACCGGAGACAACGAACCCTATTCGGGCAAGTTGCTCAACGCGACGCTCAATCGCCATGCCGAGGCGCACGGCATTCCCTATCTGGCGGTCGAGATCGTCAACGACGCGATTTCCGACCCCGGCGGCATCCACCATTGGGCGACGAAAATGGAACAAATGATCGTGCAGGTACGCAATAGCCTTGCGTCAACGGGGTCTCCCGCGACATAG
- a CDS encoding enoyl-CoA hydratase/isomerase family protein: MIQYTREDHVALLTLDRPQARNAISMTGWEAMAQAVADIAASDARAVILRSATPGIFSAGADIGEFETLRADPGARTRFRLAMRKVMEPLAALPMPVIAAIDGGCYGAAVALVLACDLRIAGGAAEFAVTPAKLGIGYPREDVARLAAQVGKGQAARMLYTCEIIDGIDAERIGLVELRADEALSLARAFADRIAANAPGAVRLLKRTLADPSQRARDDDFEASFGGEEFGEGLTAFRERRRPSY; the protein is encoded by the coding sequence ATGATTCAGTACACACGCGAAGATCATGTGGCGCTGCTGACGCTCGATCGTCCGCAGGCGCGCAACGCCATTTCGATGACCGGATGGGAAGCGATGGCGCAGGCCGTAGCCGATATTGCCGCGAGCGATGCGCGCGCGGTGATCCTGCGCTCGGCGACGCCCGGCATCTTCAGCGCCGGCGCCGATATCGGCGAGTTCGAAACGCTACGCGCCGATCCGGGGGCGCGAACCCGTTTCCGCCTCGCCATGCGCAAAGTGATGGAGCCGCTTGCGGCGTTGCCGATGCCGGTGATCGCCGCGATCGACGGTGGTTGCTACGGCGCTGCGGTGGCGCTTGTGCTTGCCTGCGACCTGCGGATCGCGGGCGGTGCTGCCGAATTCGCGGTGACACCCGCCAAGCTCGGCATCGGCTATCCGCGCGAGGATGTCGCCCGGCTTGCCGCACAAGTGGGGAAGGGGCAGGCTGCCCGCATGCTCTATACCTGCGAGATCATCGACGGAATCGATGCCGAAAGGATTGGGCTGGTCGAATTGCGCGCCGACGAGGCGTTGTCGCTGGCCCGCGCCTTTGCCGATCGGATCGCCGCCAATGCCCCCGGCGCGGTGCGGCTGCTCAAGCGGACGCTCGCCGATCCGTCGCAACGTGCGCGTGACGATGATTTCGAAGCGAGCTTCGGCGGCGAGGAATTCGGCGAGGGACTGACGGCGTTCCGTGAAAGGCGGAGGCCGAGCTACTGA
- a CDS encoding 4-(cytidine 5'-diphospho)-2-C-methyl-D-erythritol kinase, producing the protein MIAETARAKLNLALHVRARRADGYHDLETLFAFVDHGDTVNVAISETPEFSVSGPFAGALADEGDNLVTRAERAFCETFGISAGHRLHLEKHLPVASGIGGGSADAAATLRALARLHEFDLKDPRLFAIADSLGADVPACLFSVTAIGKGRGERLQPIAGAPGTPVLLVNPGVAVSTAAIFARWSGDDGGALPSGPLLDVAATSRNDLYPPARDIAPEIGGVIDWLESQPGAGLVRMSGSGATCFALFESAAACAAACKAAPPHWWGVATALV; encoded by the coding sequence ATGATCGCGGAAACGGCGCGTGCGAAACTCAACCTCGCACTTCACGTCCGCGCGCGCCGGGCGGACGGCTATCACGATCTCGAAACGCTCTTCGCGTTCGTCGATCATGGCGACACCGTGAACGTGGCGATTTCCGAGACGCCCGAATTTTCGGTAAGCGGGCCGTTCGCCGGGGCGCTTGCGGACGAGGGAGACAATCTGGTGACGCGCGCGGAACGCGCGTTTTGCGAGACATTCGGCATATCGGCGGGCCACAGGCTGCATCTCGAAAAGCATCTGCCGGTCGCTTCGGGGATCGGTGGCGGATCGGCGGATGCCGCCGCGACGTTGCGCGCGCTGGCGCGGCTCCACGAATTCGATCTGAAGGATCCGCGTTTGTTCGCGATCGCGGACTCGCTGGGAGCCGATGTTCCTGCCTGTCTTTTCAGTGTTACCGCAATTGGCAAGGGGCGCGGCGAGCGACTCCAGCCCATAGCCGGTGCGCCGGGAACGCCGGTACTGCTGGTGAATCCAGGCGTTGCGGTGTCGACGGCCGCGATTTTCGCGCGCTGGAGCGGCGATGACGGCGGCGCGCTGCCGTCGGGGCCGCTGCTCGATGTTGCGGCGACGTCGCGCAACGATCTCTATCCGCCGGCGCGCGACATCGCTCCCGAAATCGGCGGCGTCATCGACTGGCTGGAATCGCAGCCCGGGGCTGGGCTGGTGCGCATGTCCGGGTCCGGGGCCACCTGCTTCGCGCTGTTCGAAAGCGCCGCAGCGTGCGCGGCGGCATGTAAGGCCGCGCCGCCGCATTGGTGGGGGGTGGCGACCGCGCTGGTTTGA